The following proteins are encoded in a genomic region of Methanoculleus bourgensis MS2:
- a CDS encoding CDP-2,3-bis-(O-geranylgeranyl)-sn-glycerol synthase — protein MIPAYVPNSAAAALGGGTPIDFGKVCSDSRRVFGDGKTYRGFFGGVLCGILAGLVEIWAWSSFNLTVLPRQTLLSVTLLAAGALLGDLVKSFLKRRLGKERGESWPIADQYDLVIGSFLLMLLIYPQWLFENITLPIAVWIVIITPLLHRVVNIIGYYIGVKEVPW, from the coding sequence ATGATTCCGGCGTACGTGCCGAATTCAGCGGCTGCAGCCCTCGGCGGCGGGACCCCCATCGATTTCGGGAAGGTGTGCAGTGACAGCAGGAGGGTCTTTGGCGATGGCAAGACGTACCGGGGATTCTTCGGCGGCGTGCTCTGTGGAATACTCGCGGGTCTTGTCGAGATCTGGGCCTGGTCCTCGTTCAACCTGACTGTACTCCCCCGACAGACGCTCCTCTCTGTTACGCTGCTTGCGGCAGGCGCACTCCTCGGCGATCTCGTCAAGAGCTTCTTAAAGCGGAGACTCGGTAAGGAGCGGGGGGAGTCCTGGCCCATAGCCGACCAGTACGACCTGGTTATCGGTTCCTTCCTGCTCATGCTCCTGATTTACCCCCAGTGGTTGTTTGAGAATATTACCTTACCCATTGCAGTCTGGATCGTCATCATCACACCGCTCCTTCACCGGGTGGTGAAC
- the tes gene encoding tetraether lipid synthase Tes, giving the protein MLIKKTKSLCPTCGSVLDADIVEEEGKVWLVRTCPDHGTSRALYWSDAEMYRRFDAYECIGSGVLNPQKAASPAGCPNDCGICPNHRSTTLLANIDLTNRCNLNCDFCFANARACGYVYEPTFDQVVDMMRMLRAEKPVPVPAVQFSGGEPTMRDDLPELIRKAKELGLYQVQVATNGIRIAQDPDYIAELKEAGLSTVYLHFDGITPKTNSKLASDRRAIANCEKIGMGVVLVPTVINGRNDHEVGAIIKYAAEHIKTIRGVNFQPVAFTGAASEDDVRKERITIPELAERIEEQTDGIIKKDHFYPVPCVVPISRLVEAYTGKPQVTFTTHQHCGAATYVFVTDEGMVPVNKMVDVDAFFESVEKMATKLAKGGSINKYMTLVEGVKDLYNSTRKAEQKNTAEFLKLIGKTLVLQDFEALREFHWNALFIGTMHFMDAYNYDLCRVQRCCIHYATPDGRLIPFCTYNSGPVYREQVWKAFAQPQKDE; this is encoded by the coding sequence ATGCTGATAAAGAAGACAAAGAGCCTCTGTCCTACGTGCGGTAGCGTGCTTGACGCCGATATCGTCGAGGAGGAGGGAAAGGTCTGGCTGGTCCGTACCTGCCCAGATCACGGCACGTCCCGCGCCCTCTACTGGTCGGACGCCGAGATGTACCGGAGGTTTGATGCCTATGAGTGCATCGGAAGCGGGGTTTTGAACCCCCAGAAGGCCGCTTCACCGGCCGGGTGTCCGAACGATTGCGGCATCTGTCCAAATCACCGGTCAACGACGCTGCTTGCCAATATCGACCTGACGAACCGGTGTAACCTTAACTGCGACTTCTGTTTTGCGAACGCGCGGGCATGCGGCTACGTCTACGAACCGACCTTTGATCAGGTCGTCGATATGATGCGCATGCTGCGCGCGGAGAAGCCGGTGCCGGTTCCCGCCGTCCAGTTCTCCGGCGGTGAACCGACGATGCGCGACGACCTTCCTGAGCTTATCAGGAAAGCGAAAGAACTCGGGCTCTACCAGGTGCAGGTCGCGACAAACGGTATCAGGATCGCGCAGGACCCCGACTACATCGCTGAACTGAAGGAGGCGGGGCTCTCCACCGTCTACCTGCACTTCGACGGCATAACCCCAAAGACCAACTCGAAACTCGCAAGCGACCGGCGGGCCATAGCGAACTGCGAGAAGATCGGCATGGGGGTGGTGCTGGTGCCCACGGTCATCAACGGCAGGAACGACCACGAGGTGGGTGCCATCATCAAGTATGCCGCAGAGCACATCAAGACCATCCGGGGCGTCAACTTCCAGCCGGTGGCGTTCACCGGTGCTGCAAGCGAGGATGATGTCAGGAAAGAGCGCATCACCATCCCGGAACTTGCGGAGCGGATTGAGGAGCAGACAGACGGCATCATCAAGAAAGATCACTTCTATCCGGTGCCCTGTGTCGTCCCGATATCGAGGCTGGTCGAGGCGTATACAGGCAAACCCCAGGTTACGTTCACCACGCACCAGCACTGTGGTGCGGCGACCTACGTCTTCGTCACCGATGAGGGGATGGTCCCGGTCAACAAGATGGTGGATGTCGACGCGTTCTTTGAGTCGGTCGAGAAGATGGCGACAAAACTCGCGAAGGGCGGGTCGATCAACAAATATATGACCCTTGTCGAGGGCGTCAAGGATCTCTACAACTCCACGAGGAAGGCGGAGCAGAAGAATACGGCAGAGTTCCTGAAACTGATCGGTAAAACTCTTGTGCTGCAGGATTTCGAGGCACTGCGTGAGTTCCACTGGAACGCCCTCTTCATCGGCACGATGCACTTCATGGACGCTTACAACTACGATCTTTGCCGGGTGCAACGGTGCTGTATCCACTATGCGACTCCCGACGGCCGCCTGATCCCGTTCTGCACCTACAACAGCGGTCCGGTCTACCGGGAGCAGGTCTGGAAAGCCTTCGCTCAACCTCAGAAAGACGAGTAA
- a CDS encoding ornithine cyclodeaminase family protein codes for MRYYPVHSGYPSYAEVNRAIEAVFAEHGRGDVQMPPKVYVALVESGDFRTMPAYLPKLGLAGVKIVNVNPHNRVRGLPTVMALTVFIDVGTGAPTAIINATELTAMRTGAAGAVAARYLAPRQTITLGVIGAGRQTEALVEATIAALTVEEIRVWSRTEKSAEAFAARYADYNARSVPIEHACDCDVLITATPSTTPLVMAEWIHEGTHINAIGADAPGKQELDPALLLKAEVFVDDPCQAIHSGEINVPISTGRYDPDQIAGTLGEVVTGQKGRSSPGAITIFDSTGLAIQDLAIAALAIQNGDGYELPFP; via the coding sequence GGGGGATGTCCAGATGCCACCGAAGGTTTACGTGGCGCTTGTTGAGAGCGGCGATTTCCGGACGATGCCCGCATACCTCCCAAAGCTCGGTCTTGCCGGGGTGAAGATCGTCAACGTCAACCCGCATAACCGCGTCAGAGGTCTTCCTACCGTCATGGCGCTCACCGTGTTCATCGATGTGGGGACCGGCGCTCCGACGGCGATCATCAACGCCACCGAACTTACGGCGATGCGCACCGGGGCGGCAGGTGCCGTGGCGGCAAGATACCTCGCGCCCCGGCAAACCATCACCCTCGGTGTCATAGGGGCCGGGCGGCAGACTGAAGCGCTGGTCGAGGCGACGATTGCGGCACTCACGGTCGAGGAGATCCGGGTCTGGAGCAGGACAGAGAAGAGTGCGGAGGCGTTTGCAGCCCGCTACGCTGATTACAACGCCCGGAGCGTCCCTATCGAACACGCCTGCGACTGTGACGTGCTGATCACAGCCACGCCGTCGACAACACCGCTCGTTATGGCAGAGTGGATCCACGAGGGGACGCACATCAACGCGATCGGCGCCGACGCGCCCGGCAAACAGGAACTGGACCCTGCACTCCTGTTGAAGGCGGAAGTCTTCGTCGACGACCCCTGCCAGGCGATCCATTCAGGCGAGATCAATGTGCCGATAAGCACCGGCCGTTACGATCCCGACCAGATTGCAGGAACCCTCGGCGAGGTCGTCACCGGACAGAAGGGGCGGTCATCCCCTGGCGCCATCACGATATTCGACTCCACGGGACTTGCCATACAGGATCTCGCCATCGCCGCGCTCGCCATCCAGAACGGTGACGGCTACGAACTCCCGTTTCCGTGA